A segment of the Suncus etruscus isolate mSunEtr1 chromosome 19, mSunEtr1.pri.cur, whole genome shotgun sequence genome:
ttatcaaaaattaattgattgtatgtctggggaatattgtcTGGATACTCATGTctagtccactgatctgaggatctgtctttatttcaattctatgctgtttttaataactattgctttatagtacaatttaaaattggagaaagtaatgcctcccatattcccttttcctaggattgctttagctgttcgtgggtgtttatttttccaagtgaatttcaggagtgttttgtCCAGTTCTTTataaatatcatgggtatctttaaagggattgcattaaatttgtaaaatgctttgggagtattgccattttaatgatgtgaatcctgccaatccatgagctgggtatgtgtttccacatctgcatgtcctctctttttTATATAGACTGAAATGAGGTATTATTAACATTAAATCTCTAATGGATGGGggatcaaagcaatagtacagcaggtagggcagttgccttgcattcagtcaactggatttgatccacagcatcccatatggtcctcatagcactgccaggagtaattcctgagtgtagagccagaagtaaactgtgAGGAAGCTCTTTTAGAACACTGCTTTGTATGGCCTAAAAGCAATAACAGAAATATCTCTAATAAACTCTTAATGCAGGGCTACCCTGAGCAGATATGCTTTGAGGAAACATTGAATATGTATGAGAACATTTTATTAATGTCTTATTCACAATAagcataatttatttgtttatttctttattttggtttgaggcccATATCCAGAtatgctcaagtcttactctctgatttgtgctcaaggatccctTTTGACAACACTCAAGGTACCGTTTaatagtgccagggatagaatccagctTAACTGTACACAAGGCAAGCAACTTTCcagcagtactatctctccagctcctaccccaaatattttaaattaagaaaatacatttagaaaCTAGTTTGTCTACATCAACATCAAAATAATCAACAACACACTATTAAGCATTGTCCTCATTTTATGTTCATCTTTGTGTTGTTTCTGCTTGAAGGGTGCACAGACTTTGTGATAGACACATGGTTTCACACAGGATTCTGCTCACCTGTGATCAGCATCACTCTCCCAGCTTTGCACAGATAGTCAGAGACTTCTTATTTTTCATACGGGTTCTAGATCTATTTGATCTTTAAAGttacaagaaaatattaatgTAGGACTTGGTTTCTCTCCCCAGGTTCAAGGCCAGATAAGCACtgacaaaaagacaaacaagccAGTGCCTTTACAGCAGCCTGTGGTGGTGGCTTATAAGAAGAAGCAACTGGTTATTGATGAGAACAGCTGGGGTAAGCTGAAGTTGAATGAGGTGGAGGAAGAGAGGCTTTGCCTCTCTGGAGAAACAAAATTATCAACGGTAAAACCTTGATATCTtcagggagaaggggaggaatAATGGAGAAACAATTTCAGTTGTAAGCTGTATAGAGCAAGCACACACCTTAAAAGGTGTCCTTATTGAAATACTTCAATATCTCCTGATAACATATGTAAAGGTGGACAAGAAGtggctaaataaaaatatttctacagcACTGGGGAAAATGTGGCTTAAAACcccaatatttctattttttgagctTCCTTTCCACCCTCTGACTAATAATCCTTCAATTGCATGTTAATGCAGACACAAATAAAACTTCAGTGGACTGGAAATATAATGCAGCAGatacagtacttgccttgcacatgattgatgTTGGTTcgtggcatcccacatggtctcctgagcactattaggaatgatctgaatgcagagccagaagcacacCAGTGAGTAGGGCCCCTCCAGAATACATCCATACAAacaccaagccaaaccaaaccaataaaaatgCAGCTATTATGCTCATGTTTTGTTGGTGTAAGATGTCCTAATACTTTATACTTTCAGAAAGTATAAAGATCAAGTATAATACTGAATTGTATCATAATCCTAAACACTAAACATAAACCTGTTAGAGATTAAAATGAATGAGTGGGGGGGCACAGAATGAATGAGCTCAGGAAGTTATCCTGCAGGATTAGAACCGAGAATGATAAGCATCGGAGCTATATCACCTAAGCCAAGggttggcaacctgtggctcCAGAGCGGCATGaagctcttttgaagctttgctgcAGCTCCAACAACAGGGCCTATAGCAGGGAGATGGGgttatcacttaaatattttaattgactaTAAacttgcacaaatatattttgcattcttaaataaaaaagttatttttcttcagATCAACAGTTAACTGCATAATCCTgaatatagcattaagataaaaaCAATGTATGGattgctatatttgttttaaatagtatgaTGGCTTTGTGGCTCCCAGGTTAGTTTTTCCTTTATGAATGAggccaagtggctctttatgtcttaaagattGCAGACCCCTGATAAGAAATGGCTGCTCCATACTTGAGCTGGGAGTGATACCCACCTATGGCACCTACCACTCATCAAGATCCAAATGTTTGCACCTTAGTGACTGCTGGTATAAAAGGGATGCTCTGGGAGTCCTTCATGTTCTGATCCCTCCTTTCCTTGGTTTGATATTGGCTTGCAAGACTTACTGGTCCTTTTCTCTTCCAGTCTCTCTCTGTATCCCCATACTGGGAGAAGGACCCCTTAACTTTGTACAGAGTTTATTGACTCCAAATTGATGATTGCTTTCTAAAGAATTTTCTCAGAGAATGTCCCATTATCCCTCCTAGGATACAGTGTTCTGTTTAGTTtttataatagagtttcaggcataaaatgtttcCATACTAATTCTATATGTCACAGCTATAGACAGTATCAAGTTCCTTCACCCCAGCTAGTGACTGCTTGATTTatattgctaaaacattaagtgttgagtTTAGGTCCTCATCTCTAAAGCTcaggtgttttggtggacttggaaatttgtcaGGATTTTTCTCTATATCCCCAACTGCAGTTTTCTTCCTTAGTATTCCCATTGTACTTTGGATTTAGTGGGTTGGAATACTGGATTTTCAGGGTGATCTATTGAACTATTTGTATAAAAGATGGTTAgaggtatatctgctttagaggttattaTTCCAAACAAGTGAGGTTATCTAAATATGACagaaatattgcaaactagttcTTTGATTTTTCAGCTGGggtttgagctgtatattttctttatttttaaattaatatctttatttaaacaccttgattacaaatatgattatggttgggtttcagtcatgtaaagaacaccccccttcaccagtgcaacattcccattaccaatgtcccaaatctccctcttccccaccccacccccacctgtactctagacaggctttctacttccctcattcattcacatggttatgatagttctcagtgtagttatttctctaaccgcactcatcactctttgtggtgagcttcatgtagtcatCTGGATCTTCCAGTCCTcctgtcttttgtctctgaaaattattgcaagaatggctttaatttttcttaaaacccatagatgagtgatattattctgcatctttctctcttcctctgacttatttcactcagcataatatattctatgtacatccctgtgtaggaaaattttatgacttcatcttgcctgacgtctgcataatattccattgtgtatatgtaccacagtttctttagccattcatatattgaagggcatcttggttgtttccagagtctggctatgctaaatagtgctgcaatgaatataggtgtaaggaagggatttttgtattgtatttttatgttcctagggtatatccctaagtggtatagctaggtcgaatgggagctcaatttccagtttttggaggaatctccatatctttttccataaagtttggactagacagcattcccaccagcagtggataagagttcctttctctccacatcccagccagcactgcttgttctcattctttgtgatatgtgccaatgtctgtggtgtaaggtggtacctcatcgttgctttgatttgcatctccctgatgattagtgatgtggagcattttttaatgtgtcttttggccatttgtatttcttttttgccaaagtgtctgttcatttcttctccccattttttgatgggattagatgggttttttttgtaaagttcggtcagtgacttgtatattttggagattagccccttatctgatgggtattgaatgaaGAGTttttcccactcggtgggtggctcttgtatcctgggcactatttactttgaggtgcagaagcttcttagcttaatatattcccatctgttaatctctgctttcacttgtttggagagtgagctctatattttctaagagaaagaagtgctagatccaatctgtcTGGAACTAACTGATACAAATTGAAATGTCTTCACTCGTTTCTGCGCAGTTTGGGAAAGGAGAATGGAGTGAGGAACCGAAGGTCCCTGTTATCACCAGACATTTCATCTGAAATAGCAGAGGGAGGCAGATGATCAAAACTCGTGCCAAAACTCTGAAGGAGGTTGAAGGAAGATCCTATGGACATCTTCTATtgcatttcaattttattttttaaaggcagTTCTCTGTTAAAGTCCACAATGATCACTAGAAATATTGATTGAATGTATATTCTAGAATATTCTTAAGGAAATATGCGTTTTAGCAGGTGTGCAGGGAGAATCAGAATGAAtgaatatgaagctcaccacaaagagtggtgaatgcaattagaaaaacaactacactgagaactatcataacaatgttagtaagtgagggatgtagaaagcctgtctcaaatacaggtggggagtGGGAAAGAAAAAACGTGGGGatgttggtgatgggaaggttgcactaatgaagggggagtattctttttatgactgaaacccaactacaatcatgtttgtaatcatgatgtttaaataaagatattattaaaacgaGGAATAAATGAGGATACAAGGGATCCCTTTACATTAAGAAAAGCAACTCTGAATTTTCTGCAGGGGTAGATATGGGAAAAACTCTAGTAGGAGTATTCTGGAAAATCCTGTCATGGTTATTGATGATTATAATGTTGACCATAGTGATGATGaggatgatgataatgatgatgatgatgatgatgattttgatTTGACCACTGGTGTTCAAGTCTtaatcttgtctctgtgctcagtagtttTCATTGAGCTGCTCGAGaatccatatgcagtgctggggattgagctcatTTTACTAGAGTTCAAACTCATGACTTGGATTCTTTTCCTCTCTAGGGATTCTTCTCATGGATGATAAAAAGAAGAGTACCTTTCAAGATGGTGAGTTTCAGAGATGAACAGGTTTTCTAACTTGCTCTCATTGTACAATATGTCTTCCTTTAGCTATCCATACAGCTCTGTCAAGTTAGAGGCAGCCAGAATCTTCTCCTCTTGccagttttcctttcttttgaccCTGACACACCCCCAGACCTTTGGGTTTCCACAGGAAAAACCAGCATTCTTTAAGGCAAAGATGGATGTTGAACATAGGGGTTTGAGGGTATCCTGAGCTAATTTCAATCCAAGATTCTTATgccttctatttttacttttgcaGAAATGAAACCACAAATGCTGTCATATCCTGTGTCATGTAAGATACAAATACAAAGGTGTAAGGGAGAGTAAAAATAGAGGGTGATAAAGGAAGGTGTTGTAAGGGGTTAAGTTTGAATGGGAGACTAAAACATATGGAGTGCATgagctcttttctttctcttttcagtgGAATCCGAAATCGAGGAcggtaagcattttttttttgttaatttaaagTCATGAAAATAAATCGAGATTCCCTTACCACTGTCACCTTCACAAGAACTACTGAAAACGTACTTATTGGCCTTGTCTATATGCCAGACTTTGAAATCTGGATCCTTGGCAAAGAACAGGCAGGAGTCAACTGAAGGAGATTGGAAAGTTGAGGGCAGAAGAACTGAGAAATGGAGTGACTTCCACTGCATTGTGAACTTAGTTTCTCTTTTTTAGGTTTTACAAGAAAGATATTGCCAATAAATgagtgtatttcatggtggaggATCCTATCTACACATGTCTTTGAGCAGAAAGTTTTACGTGCACATTTCACCATTGCTATATAGTCTGCCATAGTTTTTTGTGGGATGGAAAAGGGGTCTATGAAGTCCTAGAATAGAAGAAATAGACTAAGTTGAATATGGAACAGAAAGTTAGGCAGGAGGGAGGATATGATAGAAGTGCAGAACCTCCAGTCACTTAAAAGAGCATCTGTTGATGAACAGAATCTCTGATTGCTTTGTCTTTACAAAGAAATAGAGGAACCCGTTTGTCAAGGTGTTTGTGAAAAGGAAGATCAGGGTTATGATGGGAAATTGCAAGAACCTAAAACTTAAATTAGTAATCAATTATGTAAGCATTTTAATACGTCTTCCTTTATTAATggctttattcattcattcattcattatttcatACATCAATTAGAAAACACTTGTCGAGAACTTAATTTAGATACGTAAAATGGTGTAACCAAAATGACATGTCAGCaatgaaaaaaaagattatataagaAAGTAATTAAAAAGGATTAtggggaaaaacaaaagaaaaaatggagaaatacatttcctttaaatcttcatgtagctcaccacaaagagtggtgagtacagctatagaaataactacacagagaactaccataatgaagtgaatgaaagagggaactggaaagtctgtctggagtCCAGGtgcgggtggggtgggatggagggagttttgggacattggtggtgggaatgttgcactggtgaaggggttgttttttacatgactgaaacctaatcacaatcatttatataatcaagatgttcaaataaagaagaaaaaatagagagtGTTAGAGGAAGGTGTTGTAAGGGCTTAAGTTTGAATGGGAGTGCATgagctcttttctttctcttttcagtgGAACCTGAAATCGAGAACggtaagcatttttttttggttaatttaaagtcatgaaaataaatcaagattCCCTACCATTGCCACCTTCACAAGAACTACTAAAAACGTACTTATTGGCTTTGTCTATATGCAAGACTTTGAAATCTGGATCCTTGGCAAAGAACAGGCAGGAGTTGACTGAAGGAGATTGGAAACTTGAGGGCAGAAGAACTGAGAAATGGAGTGACTTATACTTCATTGTGaacttactttctcttttttaggtTTTAAGAAAGATATTGCCAATACATgagtgtatttcatggtggaggATCCTATCTGCACATGTcattgagcagaaagttttccaTGCATATTTCACCATTGCTGTATAGTCTGCCATAGTTTTTTGTGGGATGGGAAAGGGTTTATGAAGTCCTAGAATAGAAGAAATAGACTAAGTTGAATATGGAATAGAAAGTTTGGCAGGAGGGAGGATATGATAAAAGGGCAGAACCTCAGTCACTTAAAAGCGCATCTGTTGATGAACGGAATTTCTGATTGCTTTGTCTTTACAAAGAAATAGAGGAACCTGTTTGTCAAGGTGTATGTGAAAAGGAAGATCAGGGTTATGATGGGAAATTGCAAGAACCTACAACTTATATTAGTAATCAATTATGTAAGCCTTTTAATACATCTTGCTTTATTAAtggttttattcattcattcattattttatacaCCGATTACCAAACACTTGTCGAGAACTTAATTTAGATATGTAAAATGGTGTAACCAAAATGACATGCCagcaataaaaaaagattatataaagaagtaattaaaaaaggattatggggaaaaaaaacaaagaaaaaatcgaGAAATACATTTCCTTTAACACTTCCTTTGTAGTGATGAAAGATCACTCTCatcaaaatctttttaaaatattaacaaaatattcaTTGAATTACAGTTTAAGCAACATTGGAAATAGTGTTagtgtttataatttttgtatacTACTACCACATCTCACATTACCAAAGTGCCTAAGAACCCAAACAAAACACTATTGTTTTATTACTTCAGTCTACCTCATCATCCATCTCCTCCTTTTTTACTTAGTAGTTCAATTCTGTACTACAGCGCTAGGTTTTTGTTATCATATGATAGTGTCTAATTACCTTGTTTTGCTTCTCTCTGTGCCACTGATGAGTGAAATAATCTAGTCTTTGTTctatttctgacttatttcacttaccatGATCTATCCCAATTTCATTCAGCTTCAACACGGTCACTTTGATCATACCCAAGATAGTCTGTAACACCCTCTTGATCATTTAGTGaactagataaataagaaaacatgtaTATGAGGTCATATGTGCCGTGTAATATTCCAGGTTCTTTTGTTAATCAATTACATCTTCACTTAACTATATTCATAGTAAGCCCAGATCTCCTAAGTATCTGAACTCCAGAGTCCAAAGATAGAAAGCCCATTATTCCAGGCATGGCTTTGGTCATTTACCCCACTTCCAGTGATCCCTTTTAAGAATCTACCTCTGTTCTCTAAATATCGCCATTCCTCTTTCAATGGTGATTTATTTATctcatgtattttgttttctccACTCTGGAGATCAGATGCAGAGGTAGATGTTgaataaaatagaagtttatgcCTCTTATTATGCATTATGTAGCAGGGCATATAATCACGGGCATATTCTAATGAATGCTTTATACTGTTTTTCTGGATGATGTTGATTTCCGAGAGAAGATTTCAAGGAACTACAAGAAGAGATATCACGTCAAATGAAGACACTATCTCAGTTCTCAAAGAATGTTCAGGTtgctttattcaaaaatattttggccATGCTTGGGGACCAAAAGGCTCTTCAGGACCTTCTGGATATGGTGAGGGCATTCCCTGGTTACCTAGGGTTCATAAAACTTATACATTTGCAAGAActgaagattttaaaatttagatatgtgaggaggggaggggagctaAAAGCAAGGAACATAAAAGAGATGCCAATAATTAGTAATTTGGCTTCTTGTTCCAGGACAAGTAACTAGGACTATAAATTGAGGCTCTTTAGTTTAAGACAAAAAGGAATCTTCTAGAGAAAGTAGAGCTCTCAAGGCCCCCATATTATGGATACTTAATCACAAACTCATAAGACAGAAATTTACTCTTGTGTTTATATGATAATGATAGCACTATTATTAATAACAACAATCTTGGTATTCCATAGATGGATCAATTCCCCCAGGGGCATTTGGATGGCCCTGGTGAAAACATTCTAAATGAATTGAGAAAGAATTACCCAGGAAATAAGTTGCAGCATCTACTATCCGGCATCATTTATACCCTTGAAGCCATAATGGGTAAGAGTGATTCGGGACAGGACTGGAAAAGCTAGGTTTTTGTACATATACATCACCCCAATTTCAGACaccctgaaaatttttttttttgttttgaagtgaAACCCAGTGGTATgtactcagggaatattcctttctcagtgcttaggagacctaTGAAGACAGATATCTAATatgggccttctgcatgcaaaacatatgctcctGCCTATTGAGTTAGTGCTCtggtaaagagaaattttattcaattttttaagaactatttttatttggaccaaagtagatttaattttttattgttttaagtgTTGGACAAAAATTAGCattctcaagtgttactcctgattttgcacttcGAAATTACTTCCTGGTAGActtggaactatatgggatgtctgggattgagTTCTCCTTGGCCATATGCATGGTAAACACACTGCCAGATGCACCAGCCCAAAGGGGGAGATTTTAAATGTTACCTCTCCAAGGTCTTAAAAATACTGTAACTTTGATCTTCGCACTACATTACACTCCAGGCATCACTATAATAAATAACCATATAAACACAGAGCCTGAGACTAAGAAACACCAGCACAATTTCATTTATCCTATCATTGTGGTGGATGTTCAGGTTCCTGGTGTCAAAATACCATCTTCTGGCTTTATCTCTTGGAAATTATCACAAAAAGACAGTCTCTCTGTGTAGGGCATTTGATCTTCAGGTCAGAAGGTATTCATTTTTCTGCCTTGAGTTATTCTTTCACAGATGACAGCTATGGAATAAAGATATTCAGTGTCTTCCTTATTCTTTCCCCATATCTCACTGCCCTCAGTGCTGAATGATATCCAACACAACCTTCTGTCATTGTCCATGGAGAAGAAGATCCTGTGCTATCAGCGGGAAGTGGTGAGAAATCATCAGAGACCACCATCTTGGGAGGAGTGGAGGGGCCTGAAATAAGAAGGAAttgaagaaaaagagataaaatagctTTTATACACAGAGAAGACCCCATTCTATATGGTTACTAGAAATTTCTGGCTCATATTCCACCCCCCCCCGTAAAACAGGTCCACTAGGGTATGAATCTACCTTAGAGAGCTTGTTTCCATATCAAACTCCCCAGAGAGTCTctacagttttaaaatattcacaCAGAGCTGAGATTTCAAGAGTTCAGAGGATTTGGATTAAACTCTGGTCTAGTTACAATTACCCATTTGTGTCTTTTTTCAAacttcatattatatattaatacatatggGTATATGTATTAATATGTAAGTAGATAAATATACTCTTATGCACTTATTCCATGATTACATAGAATAAAAATGCAGGTTAAGTGTTAGTTTATTTATATAGTAGCCAAAGAGCCAATGCTCAATGAATTTTATTGATGTGCTTGGGTCCCTTTGCTCACCTGGATGTTGTCTGACtatatacataatttttcttattttttgtttgtggggtgctctgcactcagaaatagctcctgattcggagaaccatatgagttTTTGGGTGATTGGACCCGcgtgtgtcctgggtcagcttcatgcaaggcaaatgcactaccactgtacGACCACTCTATACATAATTTTTGACTCTATACATAATTTTGCCTCTTTGCTTCTTATGGACCTGGGATAGAACATTTTCTTCCCCCAACCTCAAAGGCTAACCTGTAATATCTAATACTGTTTCTTCCAGATAAGGAGTATCTTGGAGCCCAACTTCACATCTCCTAGTAGTATTCCTTTTACAATCAAAGAAGAGCTTCTTACTCCACTTCAGGGTGATGGAGTGGATGTCACATATGATCTACTGAAGGACAGTGGCTTGAAGATAAATCTAAATAGCAATAATATAACCTGGGATCTGGAAGCCAAGATGCCACTGACTGCCCTGTATGAGTGCCTCTCACTTCTTCAGGAACTGGCTGAAGCCTAAATTCTCCTAGGGTTTCATGTGGGAACGAATCAATTCAAGAAGGGGTGGCTTTACTCATTGCTACTGGTAAAGGAATGTgtattggaacattatatgagGAAACTAATCACTAACAATgttataactgtgtatctcatggtgattcaaataaACGTTCATTAAACAGTCTGATATAGTCTTTGAATaagtgtttaaaatttatttctcttctagTTTCTGGT
Coding sequences within it:
- the LOC125997185 gene encoding gasdermin-C-like, whose translation is MTRFALGASGSGDETFSVFISDRTLLKQDLPILEEFRRKKAKMYVVSKTLELIDYTKLNAKNDVKVSAELSTAPNSSVKVQGQISTDKKTNKPVPLQQPVVVAYKKKQLVIDENRILLMDDKKKSTFQDVESEIEDVEPEIENDFKELQEEISRQMKTLSQFSKNVQVALFKNILAMLGDQKALQDLLDMMDQFPQGHLDGPGENILNELRKNYPGNKLQHLLSGIIYTLEAIMVLNDIQHNLLSLSMEKKILCYQREVIRSILEPNFTSPSSIPFTIKEELLTPLQGDGVDVTYDLLKDSGLKINLNSNNITWDLEAKMPLTALYECLSLLQELAEA